The Hippoglossus hippoglossus isolate fHipHip1 chromosome 19, fHipHip1.pri, whole genome shotgun sequence genome has a segment encoding these proteins:
- the LOC117753408 gene encoding inactive serine protease 45-like has translation MCFYTPYSSSPNVLEWRVFLGQRLVGSSEEFESSVGVVKIILSKFTGFNIAVLQLQKLVSYIDYIQPVCLDNNNDRSFPVGSQCWVPGWGKGSKNGGADKAGSSLRDLETQVVNCGSVSDSDNICTYAIDLQEGDQGGPLLCKSDSSWFQAAVVTMSGNKSVRADIQSFAKTSRFGSFLKETVGDMPSPATST, from the exons atgtgtttttatactcCTTACAGCTCCAGTCCAAATGTTCTCGAGTGGAGAGTGTTTCTTGGCCAGCGACTTGTGGGCAGTTCTGAAGAGTTTGAGAGTTCTGTGGGTGTTGTGAAGATTATCCTGAGCAAATTTACAGGCTTTAACATTGCTGtactgcagctgcagaaactCGTCAGCTACATAGATTATATCCAGCCTGTGTGTCTGGATAACAACAATGACAGATCCTTCCCCGTTGGTAGTCAATGCTGGGTGCCAGGCTGGGGGAAGGGCAGTAAGAATGGAG gtgCTGACAAAGCTGGCTCAAGTCTGCGAGACCTTGAAACTCAAGTGGTAAACTGTGGGAGCGTTTCTGATTCAGACAACATTTGCACTTATGCCATAGACCTTCAAGag ggGGATCAGGGCGGCCCTCTGCTCTGCAAATCAGACTCCTCTTGGTTCCAGGCGGCCGTTGTCACAATGAGTGGGAATAAATCCGTGCGGGCAGATATTCAGTCATTTGCCAAAACCTCAAGATTCGGGTCATTCTTAAAGGAGACAGTTGGTGATATGCCATCTCCTGCAACGtctaca